A genomic segment from Malus domestica chromosome 05, GDT2T_hap1 encodes:
- the LOC139195738 gene encoding plasmodesmata-located protein 1 encodes MVFHTSKPSPSILSALFFVTLFASFPFFTISADLTNLIYKGCANQNFQDPNGVYKQNLKSLFDSLVSQSSQKTYFSTTFGDGQNAILGVYQCRGDLSTSDCSLCVKKIPALAKKLCGEVVAARVQLGGCYLRYEVAGYKQVPGTEFLFKICGKDQASGVSAGFADKRDTAFGMVENGVKNGSGGFYIGTYQSLYILGQCEGDLGSEDCGDCVKSADQRAKSDCNGAISAQIYLQKCYISYKFYPNGVTGITSSPSSSESRHHTQRTVAIAVGGIAAFGFLVVCLMFVKQLMKSMKKHGGKHGDYR; translated from the exons ATGGTTTTTCACACTTCCAAGCCCTCCCCTTCCATCTTATCTGCTCTGTTTTTCGTCACCCTCTTCGCCTCCTTTccttttttcaccatttctgcTGATCTCACAAACTTGATCTACAAAGGCTGTGCGAACCAAAACTTCCAAGACCCAAATGGAGTTTACAAACAAAACCTCAAATCTCTGTTTGATTCTCTGGTTTCTCAGTCGTCGCAAAAGACTTACTTTTCCACCACCTTTGGCGACGGCCAAAACGCAATCTTGGGGGTGTACCAATGCAGGGGAGACCTCAGCACATCCGACTGCAGCCTCTGTGTGAAAAAGATTCCAGCTTTGGCCAAGAAACTCTGTGGGGAAGTCGTAGCAGCTAGAGTCCAGCTGGGTGGGTGTTACCTGAGGTATGAGGTTGCTGGGTATAAACAGGTTCCGGGGACAGAGTTTCTGTTTAAAATTTGTGGGAAAGATCAGGCAAGCGGGGTGAGTGCTGGGTTTGCGGACAAGAGGGATACAGCTTTTGGGATGGTGGAAAATGGGGTGAAAAATGGGAGTGGTGGGTTTTATATTGGGACTTATCAGTCACTGTATATTTTGGGGCAGTGTGAGGGGGATTTGGGAAGTGAGGATTGTGGGGATTGTGTGAAAAGTGCTGATCAGAGGGCTAAAAGTGACTGCAATGGTGCAATTTCTGCGCAGATTTATCTGCAGAAGTGCTATATTAGCTACAAATTTTACCCCAATGGTGTGACAGGCAtaacttcttctccttcttcatcag AGTCTAGGCACCATACACAGAGGACAGTGGCAATTGCAGTGGGAGGGATAGCTGCTTTTGGGTTTTTAGTTGTTTGTTTGATGTTTGTCAAGCAACTCATGAAGTCTATGAAGAAACATGGTGGGAAGCATGGAGATTACCGCTGA